A part of Carassius carassius chromosome 32, fCarCar2.1, whole genome shotgun sequence genomic DNA contains:
- the ralgapa1 gene encoding ral GTPase-activating protein subunit alpha-1 isoform X4, whose amino-acid sequence MIIISSSKHLGMFSKKPHGDVRKSTQKVLDPKKDVLTRLKHLRIVIENAEPAELKHLFEQNYSHIYYVFFENFVTIEVNLKQKGHKSQREELDSILFIFEKILQLLPERIQGRWQFHSIGLILKKLLHTGNSLKIRREGVRLFLLWMQALQHNALREQLWIFACLIPGFPAPQSELGPRTLDNLISPPLNLQEREAQVTPEEISPLVPPQSGDKSQEDLTGYFLEALLKYMVNQAKSLEWKCKENHEKGFAFLFANFKKYYLPHIFPNFSKETSLYNPILEVPPMRPKPYYIVVKRDPETNEALYCTKENFLNARVIFIRWLVSFWLEPRSNTGTHIPGMEGENVPKNIQRAAAGLAARGEDGGPRQDGLDGGGTGEPEQSHSNTSTLTEREPSSSSLCSMDEEHLTDIEVVRRVLCSSRTNVNFITEIFRQAFLLPMCEAAAMRKVVRVYQEWISLQDKPVFMREPEEDRFTGQPDSTHEQRTDKEEEDIGLTVSVHNRNPNWCSRNSWSKSSDSVELEYNVHAGVQATLQVFITNSSNVFLLEAANELKSLLEEQVDMCKRVLNIYRSLVMHETMNQKTWEQILLVLLRVTECVMKRPPSIMPYGKKSNTLSGRLAGAVFQTLIVAWIKGNLNVYISRELWDDLLSVLSSLTCWEELVTEWSLTMETLTKVLARNLYSLDLNELPLDKLSEQKQKKHKGKGGAHECQKITVDRSFSKGWSRDPPGQAAVMRQRSATTAGSPGIEKARSIVRQKTVDLEEPPIVQRGSRIRHCSQSEETPSSEVFSASGELEQPPLPRSSSASDIMEPFIAERVKGALPVSDSPSLSSHFTTTTTESPHSSPVPHQLTDPHQLPDSQASLEVGESIYDHLCQMPGQQPPFIPDWSCPAAASTNQIEGEGEEDVFSALGEICSKEDKVEAGVDNRQMQFWGSGDWALEWDKEMEQSEKSLYECLEECDWDISVSTQPAEGSKVTQLHRQNATDRASESELSPQACQVVPRPKLSHPDPKKHHSGGVHVSFRPSTESVQFHNPLDPKEAPWKTRLRRLGHFSSHSVGASGAAAKGVGEGVTCCESVERDRGSISGARRGRLGRPTLRPRGSRSRSQESGCSPSRQQQAALLGGVYKSMVHALSKPKAQAASPQRHSKAPPSEAHLKDLYTHVMGYFGRKTSANKDELTPKMRPMSNDAGSSNPNVSDLMDEFIQERLRARSTTGMTRRGSSPGSLEIPKDLPELLNRQNATRPADDPGVPSEWTSPASASGSDLISSDSQSDSFNAFQYDSKFENFIFPPETSALAYVDQDSLGGAGQTAEEQELSSLTTLHIDSETSSLSQHGLSADTVTITGSESASPMHSLGGSRSQTPSPATLTAEHVQHKDLQLDEKMHHSVLQTPDDLETSEFPTEDCSVMAGGTLSGWHADVATVMWRRMLGILGDVNSIKDPEIHAQVFDYLCELWQNLAKIRDNLGISLDNQSSPPPPDLIPPLRILTPWLFKATMLGERYKQGKLHAYKLICKIMKRRQDVSPNSDFLTHFYNIMHCGLLHQDQDIVNTIIKHCSPRFFSIGLPGATMLILDFIVAASRVTACSSLNAPRVEAQILLGSLVCLPNLYNELPALHPTTADILMTKFTDVKEHIIKHILTSARDEPSAPARCVALCSLGIWLCEELVHGTQHPQIKEALNVICVTLKFSNKTVALVASDILHLLINYVDELQKFPPDTPKKIVEVLIATITYLLPATESSPHELDKRLVVSLLLCLLDWVMALPPTTLLQPVQGASDKEKTDKSILSCIYKVLHGCVYGAQSFSNPSYFPIPLSDLSSPDYDPFLLLENLKEPEPLHSPDSERSSKLQPVTEVRSRIQQGLISIAARTVISHLVNHLGHYPMSGGPATLTSQVCENQDNPYSESADLTPELFDAPNLQFFVLNGTTLLSYLQIRAEDGLPGGGMSAGLTTTSACVRVIVRDISGKHSWDSAVLYGPPHCITPSQTLHLYSSSNQAGGDRERGQDEDSLDRSNQEEPDDGTFQENEEDLDEHVEDVKEDREEEELEDEEEEAGLELMAPQAKRQCREVIPSWDSLQDGEDSLDEMLQYLGYSSPECLQRTGALLNIPAPPPTCVSEKQENEVINAILKQCAEERDFTLHRGNDLNMRAVVQQEPSPQRPQSAFYYCKLLLNILGMNSWEKRNSFHLLKKNEKLLRELKNLDSRQCRETHKIAVFYVAEGQEDKHSILSNTAGSQAYEDFVSGLGWEVNLTSHCGFMGGLQRNKSTGLTMPYFATSTVEVMFHVSTRMPPDSDDSLTKKLRHLGNDEVHIVWSEHSRDYRRGIIPTEFGDVLIIIYPMKNHMYSIQIIKKPEVPFFGPLFDGAIVDGNILPTVVRATAINASRALKSLIPLYQNFYEERARYLETIVQHHLEPTTFEDYAARVFCPAPFHHLSSEAGSCIESQLAESPAIQVDGSDLASPMSPRASKSRMSMKLRRSSGSANKT is encoded by the exons GTCTCATTCTGAAGAAACTGCTACACACTGGAAACTCCCTAAAG ATCCGGAGGGAAGGGGTGCGTCTCTTCCTTCTGTGGATGCAGGCTCTGCAGCACAACGCTCTGAGAGAGCAGCTCTGGATCTTCGCCTGTCTAATCCCAGGATTCCCTGCACCACAGTCCGAGCTAGGCCCTCGAACACTGGATAATCTGATCAGCCCTCCTCTTAACCTTCAGGAGCGTGAGG CTCAAGTGACCCCGGAGGAGATCAGTCCCCTGGTGCCGCCCCAGTCAGGAGACAAATCCCAGGAAGATCTAACTGGCTACTTCCTGGAGGCTCTACTAAAATACATGGTAAACCAG GCCAAAAGTCTAGAATGGAAGTGCAAGGAGAACCACGAGAAGGGGTTTGCCTTCTTGTTCGCCAATTTCAAAAAGTATTACCTGCCCCATATCTTCCCCAACTTCTCCAAGGAGACCAGTTTGTACAATCCAATCCTGG AGGTTCCACCCATGAGACCAAAGCCTTACTACATAGTTGTAAAAAGAGACCCAGAGACCAATGAAGCCCTGTACTGCACTAAAGAGAACTTCCTCAATGCCAGAGTCATATTTATCCGCTGGCTGGTCTCCTTCTGGCTGGAGCCGCGGTCAAACACAGGAACACACATCCCTGGCATGGAAGGAGAAAACGTGCCAAAGAACATCCAG AGAGCGGCGGCAGGCCTGGCTGCCCGAGGTGAGGATGGCGGCCCCAGACAAGATGGTCTGGATGGAGGTGGAACTGGCGAACCGGAGCAGTCCCACTCTAACACCAGCACCCTGACGGAGAGAGAGCCCAGCTCCTCCAGCCTCTGCAGCATGGACGAAGAACACCTCACCGACATTGAGGTGGTGCGCCGGGTCCTGTGCTCCTCTAGAACCAATGTCAACTTTATCACTGAAATCTTTCGACAG GCGTTTCTGCTCCCCATGTGTGAGGCCGCAGCCATGCGTAAGGTGGTGCGAGTGTATCAAGAGTGGATCTCTCTGCAGGATAAGCCTGTGTTTATGAGAGAGCCAGAGGAAGACCGATTCACAGGCCAGCCGGACTCCACCCACGAGCAGAGAACTGATAAAGAAGAGGAG GATATTGGGCTCACGGTGTCCGTTCACAATCGAAACCCTAATTGGTGTAGTAGGAATTCTTGGAGTAAATCCTCTGATTCTGTGGAATTGGAGTATAATGTCCATGCTGGTGTCCAGGCCACACTACAG gtTTTCATCACCAACTCCTCCAACGTCTTCCTTCTGGAGGCAGCCAATGAGCTGAAGTCACTTTTGGAAGAGCAGGTTGACATGTGCAAACGTGTGCTCAATATATACCGCAGTCTGGTCATGCATGAAACCATGAACCAGAAGACCTG GGAGCAGATCTTGCTGGTGTTGCTGAGGGTAACTGAGTGTGTGATGAAGAGGCCTCCATCTATTATGCCTTATGGGAAGAAGAGTAACACTTTATCGGGCCGTTTGGCTGGGGCCGTTTTTCAG ACTCTGATTGTGGCCTGGATCAAAGGGAATCTGAATGTGTACATCTCTCGGGAGCTGTGGGACGACCTGCTGTCTGTACTCTCATCTCTCACCTGCTGGGAGGAGCTGGTCACTGAGTGGTCCCTCACCATGGAGACACTTACCAAGGTACTAGCACGCAACCTTTACAGCCTGGACCTGAACGAGCTGCCCCTGGACAAGCTCAGTGAGCAGAAACAGAAAAAACACAAAGGCAAAG GTGGCGCCCACGAGTGCCAGAAAATCACTGTGGATAGGTCGTTCTCCAAAGGCTGGAGTCGAGACCCACCAGGCCAGGCTGCTGTCATGAGACAGCGCAGCGCTACCACTGCTGGCTCACCAGGCATCGAGAAGGCCAGAAGCATCGTCAGACAGAAGACAGTGG ACCTGGAGGAACCTCCCATTGTCCAGCGCGGGTCACGGATCCGCCACTGCTCTCAAAGTGAGGAGACCCCATCATCCGAGGTGTTTTCCGCTTCCGGTGAGCTGGAGCAGCCTCCGCTCCCCCGCAGTAGCAGCGCCTCTGACATCATGGAGCCCTTCATCGCAGAACGGGTCAAAggtgcacttcctgtctctgacagtccctctctctcctcccacTTTACCACCACCACCACTGAGTCCCCCCACAGTTCCCCCGTCCCACACCAGCTTACTGACCCACACCAACTCCCTGACAGCCAGGCATCCCTGGAGGTGGGCGAAAGCATCTATGACCATCTCTGCCAGATGCCAGGGCAGCAACCCCCCTTTATCCCTGATTGGTCCTGTCCAGCAGCAGCCTCGACCAATCAGATCGAGGGAGAAGGGGAGGAGGACGTCTTCAGCGCTTTAGGGGAGATTTGTAGCAAAGAGGACAAAGTGGAAGCAGGTGTAGATAACAGGCAGATGCAGTTTTGGGGCAGTGGGGATTGGGCGCTAGAATGGGATAAAGAGATGGAGCAGAGTGAGAAAAGTTTGTACGAGTGTTTAGAAGAATGTGATTGGGATATAAGTGTTAGTACGcagccagcagagggcagcaaAGTCACACAGTTACACCGGCAGAATGCCACTGACAGGGCTAGCGAGAGCGAGCTTAGTCCGCAGGCTTGCCAGGTTGTACCGAGGCCCAAGCTATCCCATCCTGACCCCAAAAAGCACCACAGCGGTGGTGTCCACGTCAGCTTCCGCCCATCCACAGAGTCTGTGCAGTTTCACAACCCTCTGGACCCCAAAGAGGCACCCTGGAAGACCCGTCTCCGCCGTCTTGGCCACTTCAGCAGCCACTCGGTTGGGGCAAGCGGGGCAGCGGCGAAGGGTGTGGGGGAGGGGGTCACCTGTTGCGAGTCGGTCGAGCGGGATAGAGGCTCCATCAGCGGGGCTAGACGCGGCCGACTCGGTCGCCCGACTCTCCGCCCACGGGGGTCCCGTTCTAGGTCTCAGGAGTCAGGGTGCAGCCCATCACGGCAGCAGCAGGCGGCGCTGTTGGGCGGGGTGTATAAGTCTATGGTCCACGCTCTCTCCAAACCCAAGGCCCAGGCGGCGTCGCCCCAGCGTCACAGCAAAGCGCCTCCCTCTGAGGCCCACCTGAAGGACCTGTACACTCACGTTATGGGCTATTTTGGAAGAAAAACATCAG CCAATAAAGATGAGCTGACACCGAAGATGAGGCCCATGTCCAACGATGCTGGCAGCAGCAACCCTAATGTCAGTGACCTCATGGACGAGTTCATCCAGGAGAGACTGAGGGCCAGAAGCACTACT GGTATGACGAGGCGTGGCAGTAGCCCAGGAAGTTTGGAAATCCCCAAAGATCTACCAGAGCTCCTGAACCGTCAGAACGCCACGCGTCCTGCAGACGACCCCGGTGTGCCCTCTGAATGGACCTCCCCAGCCAGCGCCAGTGGAAGTGACCTCATAAGCTccgacagccaatcagattcttTCAATGCTTTTCAGTATGACAGCAAATTTGAAA ATTTCATCTTCCCCCCTGAAACATCTGCTCTGGCTTATGTGGATCAGGATAGTTTGGGAGGAGCAGGTCAGACCGCAGAGGAACAGGAGCTTTCCAGTCTCACAACACTCCACATTGACTCCGAGACCAGCAGCCTCAGTCAGCACGGCCTGTCAGCTGACACTGTCACCATTACTg GTTCTGAGAGTGCGTCTCCAATGCACTCTCTGGGAGGCTCACGATCACAGACGCCATCCCCCGCCACGCTGACTGCTGAACACGTCCAGCATAAAGATCTACAGCTGGATGAGAAAATGCACCACTCTGTGCTGCAGACCCCTGATGACCTTG AAACCAGTGAGTTTCCAACAGAGGACTGTAGTGTGATGGCTGGCGGCACTCTCTCCGGCTGGCATGCTGATGTCGCCACAGTGATGTGGAGGAGAATGCTAGGAATTCTGGGAGATGTCAACTCCATCAAGGACCCTGAGATCCATGCACAGGTCTTTGACTACCTCTGTGAACTCTGGCAGAACCTGGCCAAG ATCCGAGACAATCTTGGGATCTCTCTTGACAACCAGTCGTCTCCACCTCCGCCAGATCTGATTCCACCTCTGCGGATTCTGACTCCCTGGCTTTTCAAA GCCACTATGTTGGGCGAACGCTATAAGCAGGGGAAACTCCATGCCTATAAGCTCATCTGTAAGATAATGAAGAGAAGACAGGATGTTTCACCTAACTCTGACTTCCTTACGCACTTCTACAACATCATGCACTGCGGCTTGCTTCACCAAGaccag GACATTGTGAACACCATCATTAAGCACTGCTCTCCACGTTTCTTCTCTATTGGACTTCCTGGTGCCACTATGCTCATCCTGGACTTCATCGTGGCAGCGAGTCGTGTAACTGCCTGCTCGTCCCTCAAT GCTCCACGGGTGGAGGCTCAGATCTTGTTGGGCTCCTTGGTGTGCCTCCCAAACTTGTACAATGAACTTCCTGCCCTGCACCCCACAACTGCTGACATCCTCATGACGAAATTCACAGATGTCAAG GAGCATATAATCAAGCACATCCTGACCTCTGCCAGAGATGAGCCTTCTGCACCAGCAAG GTGTGTGGCTCTCTGTAGTCTGGGTATTTGGCTCTGTGAAGAACTGGTTCATGGCACTCAGCATCCGCAGATCAAAGAAGCTCTTAATGTCATCTGTGTCACTCTCAAG TTCTCAAATAAAACCGTTGCTCTGGTGGCCTCAGACATTTTGCACCTGCTCATCAATTATGTGGACGAACTCCAGAAATTCCCGCCTGACACTCCAAAGAAAATAGTGGAG GTCCTTATTGCAACCATCACTTACCTTCTTCCAGCCACAGAGTCCTCCCCTCATGAGCTGGACAAGAGG CTGGTCGTGTCTCTGCTGCTATGCTTGCTGGACTGGGTGATGGCTCTACCTCCAACAACTCTCCTGCAGCCAGTCCAAGGAGCCTcagacaaggaaaaaactgacAAGTCCATCCTCAGCTGCATCTATAAA GTCCTCCATGGCTGTGTATATGGGGCTCAGAGCTTCAGTAACCCCAGTTACTTCCCCATTCCCCTGTCAGACTTGAGCAGCCCAGACTACGACCCCTTCCTGCTACTGGAGAACCTGAAGGAGCCAGAGCCACTTCATTCACCCGACTCTGAACGCTCCTCTAAACTGCAGCCCGTCACTGAAG TGAGGAGTCGTATTCAGCAAGGCCTGATTTCAATTGCGGCACGCACGGTCATATCCCACCTGGTCAACCACCTGGGTCACTATCCGATGAGTGGTGGTCCAGCCACTCTGACCAGCCAGGTATGCGAGAACCAGGATAACCCGTACAGCGAGAGCGCAGACCTGACCCCTGAACTCTTCGACGCACCCAACTTACAGTTCTTTGTGCTCAATGGCACCACCCTGCTGTCCTATCTACAGATTCGGGCAGAGGACGGCCTGCCCGGTGGCGGGATGTCAGCTGGCCTCACCACCACCAGTGCCTGCGTTCGAGTGATCGTGAGGGACATTTCCGGAAAACACTCCTGGGACTCTGCTGTACTGTATGGCCCACCTCATTGCATCACTCCTAGTCAAACTTTGCACCTCTACTCATCCTCCAATCAAGCAGGGGGCGATAGAGAACGTGGCCAAGATGAGGACAGTCTAGATAGAAGCAATCAAGAAGAACCAGATGATGGTACTTTTCAGGAGAACGAGGAGGACCTGGATGAACACGTGGAGGATGTGAAAGAAGACCGGGAGGAGGAAGAActtgaggatgaggaggaagaggcaGGGCTGGAACTGATGGCCCCACAGGCCAAACGGCAGTGCAGAGAGGTGATCCCAAGCTGGGACTCTCTGCAGGATGGAGAGGACTCCCTGGATGAAATGTTGCAGTACCTGGGATACTCCAGCCCAGAGTGCCTGCAACGTACTGGCGCACTGCTCAACATTCCAGCCCCGCCGCCCACCTGTGTGTCCGAGAAGCAGGAGAACGAAGTCATCAATGCCATCCTGAAGCAGTGTGCCGAAGAGCGGGACTTTACGCTGCATCGTGGGAATGACCTGAACATGAGGGCCGTAGTACAGCAAGAGCCAAGCCCACAGAGACCACAGTCAGCCTTTTACTACTGCAAACTGCTCCTCAACATACTAGGCATGAACTCCTGGGAGAAGAG GAACAGTTTCCACCTGCTGAAGAAGAACGAAAAACTACTGAGAGAGCTGAAGAATCTGGATTCAAGGCAGTG TCGTGAAACGCACAAGATTGCTGTGTTTTACGTGGCAGAGGGGCAGGAAGACAAGCACTCAATTCTATCCAACACGGCCGGGAGTCAGGCCTATGAGGACTTTGTGTCAGGCCTGGGCTGGGAG GTGAACTTAACGAGTCATTGTGGTTTCATGGGCGGCCTGCAGAGGAACAAGAGCACGGGTTTGACCATGCCTTACTTCGCCACCTCTACAGTCGAAGTGATGTTTCACGTTTCCACACGCATGCCTCCGGACTCAGACGACTCGCTCACTAAAAAG CTGAGACACTTGGGTAACGATGAAGTGCACATCGTTTGGTCCGAGCACTCGCGGGACTACCGGAGAGGCATCATTCCTACTGAGTTTGGAGACGTGCTCATCATCATCTACCCCATGAAGAACCACATGTACAGCATCCAGATCATCAAAAAACCAGAG GTGCCGTTCTTTGGTCCCTTATTTGATGGAGCCATAGTGGATGGAAATATCTTACCCACAGTGGTGCGAGCCACAGCCATCAACGCCAGCAGAGCTCTGAAATCCCTCATCCCTCTTTACCAAAATTT